A window of Haliscomenobacter hydrossis DSM 1100 contains these coding sequences:
- the recR gene encoding recombination mediator RecR encodes MNFSSKLLEDAVNAFASLPGIGKKTALRLVLHLVNREVDTVDQFGDAIVKMRREIKSCKVCHNLSDEELCMICRDARRDHQVVCVVENIRDVMAIEDTGQYRGLYHVLGGVISPLEGVGPSELTIDSLVQRITNNEVKEIVMAISPTIEGETTIFYISKRLKDLHVNISTIARGVSFGGELEYADELTLGRSIVARIPYQRQE; translated from the coding sequence ATGAACTTCTCATCCAAACTTCTTGAAGACGCCGTAAACGCATTTGCGAGCCTACCTGGCATTGGTAAAAAGACCGCATTGCGATTGGTTTTGCACCTGGTCAACCGCGAAGTAGATACGGTGGATCAGTTTGGTGACGCCATTGTAAAAATGCGCCGTGAAATCAAATCCTGCAAAGTTTGCCACAACCTGTCCGACGAGGAATTGTGCATGATTTGCCGCGATGCCCGCCGCGATCACCAGGTGGTTTGTGTGGTAGAAAACATCCGCGATGTCATGGCCATCGAAGATACGGGTCAATACCGGGGTTTGTACCACGTTCTGGGCGGGGTCATTTCTCCGCTGGAAGGGGTCGGCCCCTCTGAACTCACCATCGATAGCCTGGTACAAAGAATTACCAACAACGAGGTCAAAGAAATCGTGATGGCCATTAGTCCGACCATCGAAGGGGAAACCACCATTTTTTACATCTCCAAACGTTTAAAAGACCTGCACGTGAACATCAGCACCATCGCCCGTGGGGTATCCTTCGGCGGTGAGCTGGAATACGCCGACGAACTTACGCTGGGTAGGTCGATTGTGGCCCGGATACCGTATCAGAGACAAGAATAG
- a CDS encoding glycosyltransferase family 2 protein, with product MRLSIIIVNYNVKFFLEQALLAVRRAAEGLAVEVWVVDNASRDGSVQMVQVRFPEVQVIVNERNVGFSKANNQALRLATGEFVLLLNPDTVIAEDTLRTSLDFMEKHPQAGALGVKMIDGTGVFLPESKRGFPSPFVAFCKTFGLSRIFPRSGFFNRYHLGHLSKDQNHEVDILSGAFMLIRKAALEKVGLLDEQFFMYGEDIDLSYRIQLGGYTNHYLADTRIIHYKGESTKKGSVNYVRIFYQAMILFARKHFRGGNARIFVLMLQMAIYFRAMLTLVSNFFQRAWWPILDALVLFLGLVLLKKSWAVYHFKNPAHFDDSFLYFNAPLYTGIWLFTLFFSGAYDQRTNLWQVVRGILLGAVGIAAIYGFLDLVYRSSRMLIVLGTVWALLAIPALRALISSLGKGNFTLEEEEEKRLAIIGSVEETRRVEALLRAIGMRKKTIGLIAARMNPAESHLFLGTLADLPALVSLFRLDELIFCGKDLRNTEIIASMESVGNQLNYKILPEGSDTIIGSSHKDLNGEWYRLDAQYNISRPENRRNKRLLDLVLALILLPTFPLSIFLNVRKQMLWANAWPVLIGRKTWVGYTDAEADLPKLKPGVLNPMDAIPEVVLSESGQRKLNQNYARDYQVGEDLRLMWVYWSRRG from the coding sequence ATGAGACTGAGCATCATCATCGTCAACTACAACGTCAAATTCTTCCTCGAACAAGCCTTGTTGGCCGTCCGGCGGGCGGCAGAAGGTTTGGCGGTAGAGGTATGGGTAGTGGACAATGCCTCCAGAGATGGGTCGGTGCAAATGGTGCAAGTGCGTTTTCCGGAAGTGCAAGTGATTGTGAATGAACGCAATGTGGGTTTTTCGAAAGCCAACAACCAGGCCCTTCGGCTGGCCACAGGGGAATTTGTACTCCTGCTCAATCCCGATACTGTCATTGCCGAAGATACCCTGCGGACCAGCCTGGATTTTATGGAAAAACACCCGCAAGCTGGCGCGCTCGGAGTGAAGATGATCGACGGCACGGGGGTGTTTTTACCTGAGTCCAAAAGGGGTTTTCCTTCACCATTTGTGGCTTTTTGCAAAACGTTCGGCTTGTCGCGTATTTTTCCCAGGTCCGGGTTTTTTAACCGCTATCATTTGGGGCATTTGTCTAAAGACCAAAATCACGAAGTAGACATCCTGTCGGGCGCATTTATGCTGATCCGTAAAGCGGCCTTGGAAAAAGTGGGGCTACTCGACGAGCAATTTTTCATGTACGGCGAAGACATTGACCTTTCTTATCGCATCCAACTGGGCGGATATACCAACCACTACCTGGCCGATACCCGCATCATCCATTACAAAGGCGAAAGCACCAAAAAAGGCAGCGTCAATTACGTACGCATTTTTTATCAGGCGATGATCCTTTTTGCCCGCAAACATTTTCGGGGGGGCAATGCGCGCATTTTTGTGCTCATGTTGCAAATGGCGATATATTTTCGGGCAATGCTAACCCTGGTGTCCAACTTTTTCCAACGCGCCTGGTGGCCGATTCTAGATGCCCTCGTTTTATTTTTGGGTTTGGTGCTTTTGAAAAAATCCTGGGCGGTTTACCATTTCAAAAATCCCGCTCATTTCGATGATTCTTTTTTATACTTCAACGCCCCCCTCTATACGGGCATCTGGCTGTTTACCCTTTTTTTTAGCGGGGCTTATGACCAGCGCACCAACCTGTGGCAAGTGGTGCGGGGCATTTTGCTGGGTGCAGTGGGCATCGCGGCCATTTACGGGTTTCTGGATTTGGTGTACCGCAGTTCGCGGATGTTGATTGTACTGGGCACGGTTTGGGCTTTGTTGGCCATTCCGGCTTTACGCGCCCTGATCAGCAGTTTGGGCAAAGGCAATTTTACCCTGGAGGAAGAGGAGGAAAAACGCCTGGCCATCATCGGTTCTGTGGAGGAAACACGGAGGGTTGAAGCCCTGTTGCGGGCAATCGGGATGCGCAAAAAGACCATTGGCCTGATTGCTGCACGGATGAACCCGGCAGAATCCCATTTGTTTCTGGGAACCCTCGCGGACCTGCCAGCTCTGGTGTCGCTTTTCCGCCTGGATGAATTGATATTTTGTGGCAAAGACCTGCGCAACACTGAAATCATTGCCAGTATGGAAAGCGTCGGCAATCAGTTGAATTACAAAATTTTACCCGAAGGAAGTGATACCATCATCGGCAGTAGCCACAAGGATTTGAATGGGGAATGGTACCGCCTGGATGCTCAATACAACATCTCCCGTCCCGAAAATCGTCGCAACAAGCGGCTCCTCGATTTGGTGCTGGCACTGATCTTATTGCCTACTTTTCCTTTGAGTATTTTCCTAAATGTGCGCAAGCAAATGTTGTGGGCCAATGCCTGGCCGGTGTTGATTGGCCGCAAAACCTGGGTGGGGTACACGGATGCCGAAGCGGACTTGCCCAAACTCAAACCGGGGGTGTTGAATCCAATGGATGCCATTCCTGAGGTTGTACTCAGTGAATCTGGTCAACGTAAACTGAACCAGAATTATGCCAGGGATTACCAGGTAGGGGAGGACTTGCGTTTGATGTGGGTTTATTGGAGCAGGCGCGGTTGA
- a CDS encoding pyridoxal phosphate-dependent decarboxylase family protein produces the protein MQGTNWEQLEVQVGQNLTLDPTDWSQMRELGHQMIDDVMDYLENIGEQPVWKPIPEEVKSFLSQDIPQEPQDIEAIYQEFKQHIFPYTKGNIHPRFFAWVQGTGTPLGVLADLLAATMNPNVTIGEHAALYVDQQVVNWCKQMLNYPAEASGILLSGGSMANITALTVARNHQLQKNIRKEGLYQNGAQLTLYCSAETHSCIQKAVEILGLGGDAVRKISVNERYEINVDELVNTIEADLAQGHQPFCIVGSAGTVNTGAIDPMDELLAICQRYQLWFHVDGAYGALAKLDPQYTSALKGIEQADSVAFDLHKWLYVPYEVGCTLIKNAEAHRSAFAITPNYLLQEKRGLAGGLESINNYGFELSRGFKALKIWMSIKEHGLAKYAAMIQQNNLQAAYLGQLVENAPELELLAPVSLSIVCYRYVHPALSGLELNALNREILIQLQEQGIASPSSTLLQGRYAIRVCIVNQRTKKSDLELLIQATLQIGSEQVALLLPRITHFFTAE, from the coding sequence ATGCAAGGAACGAATTGGGAGCAATTAGAAGTTCAAGTGGGTCAAAACCTGACTTTAGACCCCACCGACTGGAGCCAAATGCGGGAACTCGGTCACCAGATGATCGACGATGTCATGGATTACCTCGAAAACATTGGCGAACAACCCGTTTGGAAACCCATTCCCGAAGAGGTGAAAAGCTTCCTCTCCCAAGATATTCCTCAAGAGCCTCAAGACATCGAAGCCATTTATCAGGAATTCAAACAACATATTTTCCCCTATACCAAAGGCAATATCCACCCCCGGTTTTTTGCCTGGGTACAAGGTACGGGTACTCCCCTCGGTGTGTTGGCCGACCTGCTGGCTGCCACCATGAATCCCAACGTGACCATTGGTGAGCACGCCGCGCTGTACGTAGATCAACAAGTGGTCAACTGGTGCAAACAAATGTTGAACTACCCTGCCGAGGCATCGGGTATTTTGCTGAGCGGAGGCTCCATGGCCAACATCACCGCCCTGACCGTAGCCCGCAACCATCAATTGCAAAAGAACATCCGCAAAGAAGGGTTGTACCAAAACGGCGCACAACTGACCTTGTATTGCTCTGCCGAAACCCACAGCTGCATCCAAAAGGCGGTCGAAATACTGGGCCTGGGTGGCGACGCGGTGCGGAAAATCTCGGTCAATGAGCGTTACGAAATCAATGTAGACGAATTGGTCAATACCATCGAAGCGGACCTGGCGCAAGGCCACCAACCTTTCTGTATCGTCGGTAGCGCCGGAACCGTCAACACCGGAGCCATTGATCCAATGGACGAACTCTTGGCCATTTGCCAGCGCTACCAATTGTGGTTTCACGTCGATGGTGCTTACGGAGCTTTGGCCAAATTGGACCCTCAATACACCTCCGCACTAAAAGGAATCGAACAGGCCGACAGCGTGGCTTTTGATTTGCACAAATGGCTGTACGTGCCCTATGAAGTGGGTTGTACCCTCATCAAAAATGCCGAAGCCCACCGCAGCGCTTTTGCCATCACGCCCAATTATCTTTTGCAAGAAAAACGTGGACTGGCCGGAGGCCTGGAATCCATCAACAACTACGGTTTCGAATTGTCGCGGGGATTTAAAGCGCTCAAAATCTGGATGTCGATCAAAGAACATGGCCTGGCCAAATACGCCGCCATGATCCAGCAGAATAACCTGCAAGCTGCTTATTTGGGGCAATTGGTGGAAAATGCACCGGAATTGGAACTGCTGGCTCCAGTGTCTTTGAGCATTGTTTGTTACCGCTACGTGCATCCCGCCTTGTCGGGACTGGAACTCAATGCCCTGAACCGGGAAATCCTGATTCAATTGCAGGAACAAGGCATTGCTTCACCTTCCTCCACGCTGTTGCAAGGGCGGTACGCCATTCGGGTATGCATTGTCAATCAGCGCACCAAAAAATCCGACCTGGAGTTGTTGATACAAGCTACCTTGCAAATTGGAAGTGAGCAAGTAGCTTTATTATTACCTCGCATTACGCATTTTTTTACTGCAGAGTAA
- a CDS encoding Gfo/Idh/MocA family protein, translating into MKTMQLVLALLFSQMTIAVHAQTPKPLRVGVIGLVHDHVNWILNRAKANDIEIVGIVEPNRALVQRYAKKPGFDVNLVYSTIEEMVEKTKPEAVTAFNSIYDHLSTVEYCAPRGIHVMVEKPLAANWKHAQRMIELAQKYQIQLLTNFETTWYGSNAKAYELIHQDNRIGPIRKMVFHHGHPGPIEIGCSAEFLAFLTDPVLNGGGALTDFGCYGANLATWLLKGETPKSVFCSLRHIKPNLYPKVDDEATIVLEYANTQVIIQASWNWPYGRKDLEIYGQNGIIECLNGKDMLVGPKLEDRGKPLVAEALPPGLNDPFAYLEGVIRGRIKIQSFDLSALDNNRIVVQILEAAKHSAATGKVVEWGKFFGKKGN; encoded by the coding sequence ATGAAAACCATGCAACTCGTTTTAGCCCTTTTGTTCAGCCAAATGACCATTGCTGTACATGCCCAGACACCCAAACCCCTCCGCGTAGGGGTAATCGGACTGGTACACGACCATGTCAACTGGATTTTGAACCGAGCCAAAGCCAACGACATCGAAATTGTCGGCATCGTAGAACCCAACCGCGCTTTGGTGCAGCGTTATGCCAAAAAGCCGGGGTTTGATGTCAATTTGGTGTACAGCACCATCGAAGAAATGGTGGAAAAAACCAAACCTGAAGCGGTTACGGCCTTCAATTCCATCTACGACCACCTCAGCACCGTGGAGTATTGTGCGCCACGAGGGATTCATGTGATGGTAGAAAAACCACTCGCCGCAAACTGGAAACACGCCCAGCGCATGATCGAGCTGGCACAAAAATACCAGATTCAACTCTTGACCAACTTTGAAACCACCTGGTACGGCAGCAATGCCAAAGCCTATGAACTGATTCACCAGGACAACAGAATTGGGCCGATCCGCAAAATGGTGTTCCATCATGGTCACCCTGGGCCCATCGAGATTGGTTGTAGCGCCGAGTTTTTGGCATTTTTGACCGACCCGGTATTGAATGGCGGCGGTGCTTTGACCGATTTTGGTTGTTACGGCGCAAATTTGGCCACCTGGTTGCTCAAAGGCGAAACGCCTAAAAGTGTGTTTTGCAGTCTGCGCCACATCAAGCCCAACTTGTACCCGAAAGTGGACGACGAGGCCACCATCGTACTGGAATATGCCAATACCCAAGTCATCATCCAGGCTTCCTGGAATTGGCCCTATGGCCGCAAAGACCTGGAAATATACGGCCAAAACGGGATCATTGAATGTCTCAATGGCAAAGATATGCTGGTAGGCCCCAAACTGGAAGACCGGGGCAAACCACTCGTAGCGGAGGCTCTGCCCCCTGGGCTGAACGACCCTTTTGCGTACCTGGAAGGGGTAATACGAGGACGGATAAAAATTCAGTCTTTTGACTTATCCGCACTGGACAACAACCGCATTGTGGTGCAAATTCTGGAAGCGGCCAAACATTCGGCGGCGACGGGGAAGGTCGTGGAGTGGGGGAAGTTTTTTGGGAAAAAGGGGAATTGA
- a CDS encoding MGH1-like glycoside hydrolase domain-containing protein translates to MAQAALQIVQSAAGGLQHCTSAMEQYALGLGHTYTDYTEAWDWLQQTLASQTEQGSIPNVQHPQASTPPFHSILAWYWWKKNPDTARIEACFDALLKTHAYWYEQRDPRELGLPCIHFAEESLWPKSLRSVYGAHSFQVQDPGFLALFCRANECLADLGEALGKDLSTLLEWQELTVFGLNEDLWDDRTHTYRPYDVVQAKHLPGLYLSNYLPMWAGVPDQEQAERLGRSLVKGFFREDYWALPTQIPQEKTGEMDPSLAVSPLLNRLMYAGLIRYGFVENASYLLKKTLLMVGSYGFYPAYQALMHPYDNIGIGSGNDEGTAAIVLDMTNGLLEKRSFEQHW, encoded by the coding sequence TTGGCTCAAGCAGCGCTGCAAATTGTGCAGTCTGCTGCGGGGGGATTACAACACTGCACTTCAGCAATGGAGCAGTATGCACTGGGATTGGGGCATACTTACACCGATTATACCGAGGCCTGGGATTGGTTGCAACAAACATTGGCCAGCCAGACCGAGCAGGGCAGTATCCCTAATGTACAACATCCACAAGCCAGCACACCGCCATTCCACAGCATTCTGGCCTGGTATTGGTGGAAAAAAAATCCAGACACCGCTCGCATCGAAGCCTGTTTCGATGCACTCCTGAAAACACATGCTTATTGGTATGAGCAACGCGATCCTCGTGAATTGGGGCTTCCCTGTATTCATTTTGCGGAAGAAAGTCTGTGGCCGAAAAGCTTGCGGTCGGTTTATGGTGCCCATAGTTTTCAAGTCCAAGATCCCGGCTTTTTGGCTTTGTTTTGCCGCGCCAATGAGTGTTTGGCTGACTTAGGCGAAGCCTTGGGCAAAGACCTTTCAACCCTGCTTGAATGGCAAGAATTGACCGTATTTGGTTTAAATGAAGACCTATGGGATGACCGAACCCATACTTATCGCCCATACGATGTCGTGCAAGCCAAACATTTGCCCGGTCTATATTTGTCCAACTATTTACCGATGTGGGCTGGAGTGCCCGATCAAGAACAAGCCGAACGCCTGGGTCGCAGCCTGGTCAAAGGTTTTTTCCGGGAAGATTATTGGGCACTACCCACTCAAATTCCGCAAGAGAAGACCGGGGAAATGGATCCTTCATTGGCGGTTTCCCCTTTGCTCAATCGACTGATGTACGCAGGGCTGATTCGCTATGGATTCGTAGAAAACGCCAGTTATTTGCTGAAGAAAACTTTACTAATGGTGGGTTCTTACGGGTTTTATCCGGCCTATCAAGCCTTGATGCATCCATATGACAACATTGGCATTGGCAGTGGAAACGACGAGGGAACCGCTGCCATTGTACTCGATATGACCAATGGGCTATTGGAAAAACGCAGTTTTGAACAACATTGGTAA
- a CDS encoding DinB family protein, giving the protein MHRQGIIELLRRTFDGAAWHGPSVMDTLRKVTIDQLGQRIVDSHSLIEIVEHMTAWRRFAVEKLRGNTTYDVDAAANFPKVDPNEESWLITLQQFEDSQLQLLEQLEQTDDSRLEQVVEGRNYSYYVMLHGLIHHDVYHLGQIVLLRK; this is encoded by the coding sequence ATGCATCGTCAAGGAATCATTGAATTGCTGCGCCGAACTTTCGATGGCGCCGCCTGGCACGGCCCATCAGTAATGGATACACTGCGCAAAGTGACCATCGACCAATTGGGACAGCGAATTGTGGACAGTCATTCTCTGATTGAAATAGTAGAACACATGACCGCCTGGCGGCGTTTTGCCGTTGAAAAATTGCGGGGCAATACCACCTATGATGTAGATGCTGCAGCCAATTTCCCCAAAGTAGATCCCAACGAAGAAAGTTGGCTCATCACCCTCCAACAGTTTGAAGACAGCCAGCTCCAATTGCTCGAACAGTTGGAACAAACGGATGATTCCCGGTTAGAGCAGGTGGTTGAAGGACGCAATTATAGCTATTACGTGATGCTGCATGGTTTAATCCACCACGATGTGTATCATTTGGGGCAGATTGTGTTGTTGCGGAAGTGA
- a CDS encoding winged helix DNA-binding domain-containing protein, whose amino-acid sequence MPTTHFPHLRLHNQKIIQPDLSSPQALVAHMGAMQAQDYPMSKWAVGIRLPGRSDTRIEAALDAGEIVRTHVLRPTWHLVSGQDVRWMLALTAKSIKALSVARDRELGIDSALYTRCNDLIAKALEGGKNLTREEVMLELEKGGVPTNSSRAVHFMMNAEVDAIVCNGIMQGKKQTYALLDEKIPPGLVLTREEALATLAERYFTSHAPATVQDFQWWSGLPMSDARAGLEGIKSGLQSLVVEGKTYFFTEKSTTASPQNASVFFLPAFDEYTVSYKYRSTVFDPTWHKEAITSNGIFKPIIVVNGLVLGIWKRTVQKNKVVIEPTFFDKKDTLPVEVMEKAVEGFGAFLGMEVSLKV is encoded by the coding sequence ATGCCAACTACCCACTTTCCCCATCTCCGCCTCCACAACCAAAAAATCATCCAACCGGACTTAAGTAGTCCGCAGGCCCTGGTTGCGCATATGGGTGCAATGCAAGCCCAGGACTACCCCATGTCCAAATGGGCGGTGGGCATACGTCTGCCGGGGAGAAGCGATACCCGGATTGAAGCAGCGCTGGACGCTGGTGAAATTGTGCGTACGCATGTGTTGCGACCAACCTGGCATTTGGTTTCTGGACAGGATGTGCGCTGGATGCTCGCTTTAACGGCCAAATCCATCAAAGCGCTCTCGGTGGCCAGGGACCGGGAACTGGGTATCGACTCGGCATTGTACACCCGCTGCAACGACCTCATCGCCAAAGCGCTGGAAGGAGGTAAAAACCTGACCCGCGAAGAAGTGATGCTCGAACTGGAAAAGGGAGGTGTACCCACCAATTCAAGCCGCGCCGTACATTTTATGATGAATGCCGAAGTTGATGCCATCGTCTGCAATGGCATCATGCAGGGGAAAAAACAAACCTACGCCTTGTTGGATGAAAAAATCCCTCCCGGTCTGGTGCTTACCCGTGAAGAAGCCCTGGCCACTTTGGCTGAACGTTATTTTACCAGCCATGCACCCGCTACGGTGCAGGATTTTCAGTGGTGGTCGGGCTTGCCCATGTCCGATGCGCGGGCGGGTTTGGAGGGTATCAAAAGTGGGTTACAATCTTTGGTTGTGGAGGGCAAAACATATTTTTTTACGGAGAAAAGCACCACTGCCTCCCCGCAAAACGCCAGCGTTTTTTTCCTTCCTGCATTTGATGAATACACGGTGAGCTACAAATACCGCAGCACGGTGTTTGACCCTACCTGGCACAAAGAAGCCATCACCAGCAATGGAATCTTTAAACCGATCATTGTCGTGAATGGTCTGGTACTAGGGATTTGGAAACGCACGGTGCAAAAAAATAAGGTCGTAATTGAACCGACTTTTTTTGACAAAAAAGACACCTTACCTGTAGAGGTTATGGAAAAAGCAGTTGAGGGGTTTGGGGCGTTTTTGGGCATGGAGGTGTCGCTTAAAGTTTGA
- a CDS encoding TetR/AcrR family transcriptional regulator encodes MEKSKKDQIYEAAARLFRDKGYQATSMRDLAKEVGLQASSLYNHFPSKADVLREICMNNAQRFLAGMHEVEAHEGSASEKISSLIRLHVQLSIEDVTSVTAFNDEWRHLEEPHLSAFLQLRKNYENRFQAIIVEGIAAGEFKPVNPLILSYTLFSAVRWLYDWYQPGKKITAKMLEDEILGILMEGVRK; translated from the coding sequence GTGGAAAAATCAAAAAAAGATCAAATCTACGAAGCTGCCGCGCGCCTCTTCCGCGACAAGGGATACCAGGCCACCTCCATGCGCGATCTGGCTAAGGAAGTAGGTTTGCAGGCATCCAGCCTCTACAACCATTTTCCCTCCAAAGCGGATGTGCTCCGCGAAATTTGTATGAACAACGCCCAGCGCTTTTTAGCGGGCATGCACGAAGTAGAAGCCCACGAGGGCAGTGCTTCCGAAAAAATTTCCAGCTTAATTCGCCTCCACGTTCAACTTTCCATAGAAGATGTTACTTCGGTCACGGCATTCAACGACGAATGGCGGCACCTGGAGGAACCTCACCTCTCGGCATTTTTGCAATTGCGCAAAAATTACGAAAATCGTTTCCAGGCGATTATTGTCGAAGGCATTGCTGCGGGTGAATTCAAACCCGTTAATCCCCTAATCTTGTCGTATACACTGTTCTCAGCGGTGCGCTGGTTGTACGATTGGTACCAACCCGGAAAAAAAATTACGGCAAAAATGCTGGAGGATGAGATTTTGGGGATTTTGATGGAGGGGGTGCGGAAGTAG
- the rpsT gene encoding 30S ribosomal protein S20, whose protein sequence is MANHKSSEKRIRQEAKRRLLNRYYKKTTRTSIKKLRSLKDKEEAVGFLPKVIAMIDKLAKKNTWHKNKAANLKSSLMKHVAHLG, encoded by the coding sequence ATGGCAAACCATAAATCGTCTGAAAAACGTATCCGTCAAGAAGCAAAGCGTCGTTTGTTGAACCGCTATTATAAGAAGACTACCCGTACTTCCATCAAGAAGTTGCGTAGCCTCAAAGACAAGGAAGAAGCCGTAGGTTTCTTGCCTAAAGTGATTGCGATGATCGACAAACTGGCTAAGAAAAACACTTGGCACAAGAACAAAGCAGCTAACCTGAAGAGTAGCTTGATGAAGCATGTTGCTCATTTGGGCTAA